In a single window of the Elaeis guineensis isolate ETL-2024a chromosome 8, EG11, whole genome shotgun sequence genome:
- the LOC105049658 gene encoding uncharacterized protein yields MIPLLYLVLLIEGAVALLLMVKIGPLREMAMKGLDQLKSGKGPATVKTLACTLAVILVSSVTSILKIQNRGVKLGTVTPMDQVLWRTHLLEASLIGYTLFLALVIDRLHHYHRKLITLRKIVGTSSEEVEKLKKEHHGFKEKEEKSSDEIKELQMEVSNLTEKLQKLKCEFEEQEKRAITAEAYVTALQKQSEELLLEYDRLLEDNQILQTQALACRG; encoded by the exons ATGATTCCGCTACTATATCTGGTGCTCCTCATAGAAGGGGCAGTCGCATTGCTTCTAATGGTGAAAATTGGACCGCTGAGGGAGATGGCAATGAAAGGATTGGACCAGCTGAAATCAGGGAAGGGGCCGGCGACAGTGAAGACGCTGGCATGTACCTTGGCGGTAATTCTGGTATCGAGTGTCACCAGCATCCTCAAGATCCAGAACCGAGGTGTGAAGCTCGGGACCGTCACGCCGATGGATCAAGTCCTGTGGAGGACTCATCTTCTGGAGGCCTCACTCATTG GTTACACTCTTTTCCTTGCACTAGTAATTGATCGTTTACACCACTACCATCGGAAACTGATCACCTTGAGGAAAATAGTTGGTACATCCAGCGAAGAAGTTGAGAAACTTAAAAAGGAACACCACGGTttcaaagagaaggaagagaaatcTTCTGATGAGATAAAAGAGCTCCAGATGGAAGTGTCTAACTTAACTGAGAAGTTGCAGAAGCTTAAGTGTGAGTTTGAGGAGCAGGAGAAACGTGCAATAACTGCCGAAGCTTATGTTACTGCCCTCCAGAAACAGTCTGAAGAGCTACTTCTTGAGTATGATCGCTTGTTAGAGGACAACCAAATCCTTCAAACCCAAGCTTTAGCATGCAGAGGCTGA
- the LOC105049659 gene encoding probable calcium-binding protein CML41, with the protein MATSATLSKPSKWFSSNTFKLTMIHRRHRSKPSLPPPPISPLSISSQRTDDFHEAFHRFDANGDGKISSDELKSFFASAGEEVALEEAEMLIGAIDSDGDGLMDYGDFVRLMEKDGSGGDEDLRRAFEMFEVEKGSGCITPKGLQRVLSRLGDVRSNEECVAMIRAYDLDGNGVLDYHEFHCMMTS; encoded by the coding sequence ATGGCAACCAGTGCTACTCTCTCCAAACCATCCAAATGGTTCTCTTCCAACACCTTCAAGCTAACCATGATCCACCGCCGTCACCGATCCAAGCCTAGCTTGCCACCCCCTCCTATCTCTCCCCTGAGCATTTCCAGCCAGCGAACCGATGACTTCCATGAAGCATTCCACCGTTTCGATGCAAACGGCGATGGCAAGATATCGAGCGACGAGCTCAAATCCTTCTTTGCATCGGCCGGGGAGGAGGTCGCATTGGAAGAGGCTGAGATGTTGATCGGTGCCATTGACTCGGATGGCGATGGCCTAATGGACTATGGGGATTTTGTGAGACTGATGGAGAAGGATGGCAGTGGAGGTGATGAGGACTTGAGGAGGGCGTTTGAGATGTTTGAGGTGGAGAAGGGGTCAGGGTGCATCACACCTAAGGGGTTGCAAAGAGTGCTGAGCCGTTTAGGGGATGTGAGGTCCAACGAGGAGTGTGTGGCCATGATAAGGGCTTATGATCTTGATGGGAATGGTGTGCTCGACTACCATGAGTTCCACTGCATGATGACTTCATGA